One Persicobacter psychrovividus DNA window includes the following coding sequences:
- a CDS encoding M14 family metallopeptidase: MKKYCLLLFFMFFAFASYAQQEQESIKSPAEFLGYPLGTHFTSYQRISEYFSYIAKYSDNVHLEYYGESEEQRPLFVAFVGSKHKIDSLEYYRVNNRRNALLEKGMTLPNDSTVTVWLSYNVHGNEASSSEVAMKMVHGLVESIEQQKAEWSKNTIVVIDPCLNPDGREHYVSWYKSTVGRFPNPSRDAEEHHEPWPTGRYNHYMHDLNRDWVWQTQKESKERVKLFLSWMPQLHLDFHEQYPDSPYYFAPAAEPFHAGVTDWQRKFQHTFGEANAKHFDQQGWLYFTKEFFDLLYPGYGDTYPTFNGSIGMTMEQAGHGIAGLLVERKGDSPLSLKDRIAHHYQSGWTAIEVASAHSKEIVSEFHRYFTNGKQSPKGKYKSYVLKMGNNPHRLEKVRELLDHQDIQYGRALVNKSYRGFNYLTGKDENFKLDPTDIIISAYQPKSALTNALFEPKTYLSDSLTYDITAWSIPYAYNIPAYASTEKIFTSNYFQITDRTVYAKDTIRKAVSYAVRWNCTEDVSLLSALLQEDIHVKFARRGFKQGALSYDAGTLLIPRQANSHIQNEFDDFVLSICEQYNVKADPVYSGFAQQGADLGSGNFGYLFPKKIAILRGRHISPTSYGSLWNFMDKDAQYPFSAISTNRFSSVSLNKYNVLILPDGSYQWMTEAQKEKLHRWVKNGGKVIAIEGALNLFRDQEGYQLKTYNSEENKEKYAPREPLQMSYADRSRNQISDAIQGAIFRVKMDNTHPLAYGYTNTYFTIKNSTKRNAILNKGWNVGTIDGMENKVGGFVGYRVQPTLSQSLIVGEEEIGKGSIIYFADDPLFRSFWYSGKLMVANAIFMVGQ, encoded by the coding sequence ATGAAAAAGTATTGTCTTTTACTGTTTTTCATGTTTTTTGCTTTCGCTTCATATGCTCAGCAGGAGCAGGAAAGCATCAAATCTCCTGCTGAATTCCTGGGCTACCCCCTCGGTACCCACTTCACTTCCTATCAGCGAATCAGTGAGTATTTCAGCTATATTGCGAAATATTCAGACAATGTTCACCTTGAATATTATGGTGAATCTGAGGAACAACGTCCGCTTTTCGTCGCTTTTGTAGGCTCAAAACATAAAATTGACAGCCTTGAATATTATCGTGTAAATAACCGACGCAATGCCTTGCTGGAAAAAGGCATGACCTTACCCAACGACTCCACCGTTACGGTATGGCTCAGTTACAATGTACATGGCAATGAGGCCTCCTCTTCCGAAGTGGCCATGAAAATGGTGCACGGCTTAGTGGAAAGCATTGAACAACAAAAAGCCGAATGGTCAAAAAATACAATTGTCGTCATTGACCCTTGCCTCAACCCCGACGGTCGCGAGCATTATGTAAGTTGGTATAAATCGACTGTTGGCAGGTTTCCGAACCCAAGCCGAGATGCTGAAGAGCACCATGAGCCTTGGCCTACTGGCCGATACAATCATTATATGCACGACCTGAATCGTGACTGGGTATGGCAGACACAAAAAGAATCCAAAGAAAGGGTTAAATTGTTCCTGAGCTGGATGCCACAGCTGCACCTTGATTTCCATGAACAATACCCCGACTCACCTTATTATTTTGCACCTGCGGCGGAGCCTTTCCATGCAGGAGTTACCGACTGGCAGCGGAAATTTCAGCATACCTTCGGCGAAGCCAATGCCAAGCATTTTGATCAGCAGGGCTGGCTATATTTCACCAAAGAGTTTTTCGATTTACTCTACCCTGGCTATGGCGACACTTACCCGACCTTTAACGGGAGTATCGGCATGACGATGGAGCAAGCTGGGCATGGCATTGCTGGGCTATTGGTCGAGAGAAAAGGAGATAGTCCGCTGTCGCTGAAAGACCGTATCGCCCACCATTACCAAAGTGGGTGGACGGCCATTGAGGTCGCCTCGGCACACTCCAAAGAAATTGTCAGTGAGTTTCACCGATATTTTACCAATGGCAAGCAATCTCCGAAAGGAAAGTACAAAAGTTATGTCCTGAAAATGGGCAACAACCCGCACCGCCTCGAGAAGGTACGGGAGCTACTCGACCATCAGGATATTCAATATGGCCGTGCGCTGGTGAATAAATCGTACCGTGGTTTCAATTACCTAACAGGTAAAGATGAGAACTTTAAGCTTGATCCTACCGATATCATCATCTCGGCCTATCAGCCTAAATCCGCTTTAACCAACGCTCTTTTTGAGCCTAAAACTTACCTGTCGGATTCACTGACTTATGATATCACCGCATGGAGCATTCCTTATGCCTACAATATCCCCGCTTATGCTTCTACGGAAAAGATTTTTACATCGAATTATTTTCAGATCACCGACCGAACCGTTTATGCCAAAGATACAATCCGTAAGGCGGTCAGCTATGCTGTGCGCTGGAATTGCACCGAAGATGTAAGCCTTCTAAGTGCCCTTCTGCAGGAAGATATTCACGTGAAATTTGCCCGACGAGGCTTCAAGCAAGGCGCACTCAGCTACGATGCAGGTACGCTTTTAATCCCACGACAAGCCAACAGCCATATTCAAAATGAGTTTGACGATTTCGTTTTGTCGATTTGCGAACAGTACAATGTAAAGGCTGACCCCGTATATTCTGGCTTTGCCCAGCAGGGTGCCGATCTGGGCTCTGGCAACTTTGGTTACCTTTTCCCCAAGAAAATTGCGATCCTTCGTGGCCGCCACATCAGCCCTACAAGCTACGGCTCCCTGTGGAATTTTATGGATAAAGATGCTCAGTATCCATTCTCGGCAATTTCCACTAACCGCTTCAGCAGCGTCAGTCTTAATAAATACAATGTCCTGATTTTACCTGATGGCAGCTACCAATGGATGACCGAAGCACAAAAGGAAAAATTACACCGATGGGTGAAAAATGGCGGTAAAGTCATTGCCATTGAAGGGGCACTGAACTTGTTCAGGGATCAGGAAGGCTATCAGCTGAAAACCTATAACTCTGAAGAAAACAAAGAAAAATATGCGCCCCGAGAACCACTGCAAATGAGTTATGCAGACCGTTCCCGAAATCAGATTTCTGATGCTATTCAGGGTGCCATTTTCAGGGTAAAAATGGACAATACCCACCCGTTGGCTTATGGTTACACGAACACTTATTTCACCATAAAAAATAGTACCAAGAGAAATGCCATCCTGAACAAAGGCTGGAATGTCGGTACGATTGACGGCATGGAGAATAAAGTTGGTGGTTTTGTAGGCTACCGAGTACAACCCACCTTGTCGCAAAGCCTCATTGTTGGTGAAGAAGAAATTGGCAAAGGCTCAATCATCTATTTTGCTGATGATCCCCTGTTCAGGTCATTTTGGTACAGTGGTAAACTGATGGTCGCCAACGCAATATTTATGGTCGGGCAATAA